In Coffea eugenioides isolate CCC68of chromosome 4, Ceug_1.0, whole genome shotgun sequence, the genomic stretch GGAACAAATACGCTATTTAATAGTAATGAAAAAGATATAATTGGAAATAGATACCAAGATAGGTAAGTACTAGTGATTGGTGTGGATGGTAGTTTTGTTGGTGATGACATTACACATTTAGTCGATAGGAATAAATAAATGAGTTTAGAAGGAAAGAAATTGTAGGAGGAAGCAAATAGAGAGTTAATGGGCGAAAACTCTAGTTTGAGTTATTGGTTGATAAGAGACGAAATAGTTTTACTTTTTGATAGATTTTTTCAATGAGTTGACAATTAGTGAAGGGTAATTTTGTCTTTTTATCACACCAACAATATTAGTCATAATTATATAAACCTCAGTGGAGCCAagtgaaattatcaaaaaacTCAGGGAGAGGTTTTTAATATTATCCCTTTTTCATTAGAAGTGACAGCTACTAAGAGAAGCTTGTCcttgtttgacaaaaaaaagagaagctTGTCCTTTGTTCATTAATTCGTTTTTGGCCGCATGAATCACGGGATACTGCAATTTTTGTCtgcattttaaatttttaatggTCATTTCCGTGGAACTAAAGTAAATGTATGCTAGAAAGTATAAAAGCCCGTGATGAGTATTAAATCTttctcactttatttgttttcgtGTTTTTCTCATGACGACGTTATAGTATATCTTTGGATGGAAATATGATGAGCAAAATTTTAGAAgcaccaaaaaaaataataatcttttgaattatttttttactaaaaatttttcttaatcatatttttatctcatatatatcaaatcattatagtatattttttttataaaaaattataaaaataacaatCTAAATGGATTCTAAAATTTAAAGAACTAAAGAAACTCCAATTGGACACCATGGTTGCCCCTCTTGGGCAGTTCGTTTGGTCACGACAGTCCCTTGGAAGTCGTTGTCCAACTCCCCCACCAGAAATCGAGTCCTAGGGTTACCGTGTTCGGGGGGAAGGGGCCTCTCCTCCCAGGTCGGAGTGGGATTAATCGGGCCCCGTAAAGATGGACCCGGACACCCACTCcgtcagcaaaaaaaaaaaaattggacatCATGGTTGGTTATTGCCTCGATCTTCGTAGCTGGAACTAGACCAGAGTATTTTCTATGcttatctttcttttcccaTAATTTATTATGTGGGAGTTGTAAGGATATGCCGGTTTTAATACAAACAAAATCGGACCAACAGCTAGACCAGTTCATGCGGATGACAAAAACAACAATAAATTTGGGATCTTTTTGTTGTGGACAAATTTTGGccactcaagcaaccaaaaACCTGTTAAAAAATGTACTCATTCAAAGGAAAGTTCAACACCACTCATGATCTAATTGTTagaattcaatttcaattttttttttttttttttttggacttcTAAAGTAGATGctagaagaaactcaagtttttgTCGACAATTGTTGACATTTTTTGTACTTTTATATAAATGCATATCAACGTTTTATCATCCCAATGAAAATTATGTTCTTTATGCAGTAATTATTTCATTCCAAATCTATAATGCAggaattatttctttccaaaatatGTAGATAAGAACCTTATCCATATCTATAATTCCAACAAAGAATACACTCAGCTACGCGGTGAAACCACGCTGGCTGACTACCAAACTGACGCACGGATAATATATAGATAATCATGTGACGGTCCCCAAATCTAAAATACCTAATGTCCGAAGGAATTGTGTTGGATGGTAAATTCAAGAGATTTTAAGTAAAAGCTttggaattcaaaattttttgtacttatgaatcgaaaaaaaaaaaaaaaagtcagtaCCAAACATAGTGTTCAAAGTTCCCACAAATCCTGTAAAAGATCCTTAATCCACTCCGTGtccattaaacaaatatttttcTAAACCACTTATTTGTTGAATTGAagattagaattttttttttttacaagttGATAATATCACTTTCTTATTTGTTAAGGGGACTTTCTTTATACAAAAAATATCTCTATTATTCATTGGAATTATAAGCATCCCTTTTATGAAATTGTAATTTAAATGAAAATAACGGTATTTTTACGTTTCACATCGGTGTAAAAGCGAAAAGGAGTGACATTCACATTAGTAATTCCATTCAATgaattatcattttttttttgtaagaaaaaatttttttggtaagaaaaaatccaaaaaaatttgGACAGGTTCGACTTCAATCACCATTCAATGAATTATCTTTCAATTCATCTTGAAATAGCTAATCACTATTTAGTTTTCAATTTATgcaaattgcatatttttaataaaacaaaagaaaagcattcattTTCTGTTTATAGTTGAAGATATTAAAGGTCGCAAATTGTGATACCACATAATAATATGTTTTCAATAAGACAAAACTATATGGAATATGAAAATTGCAGATATCTAAGGATCACAAATTTATAACCCTATGTCCAAAGCAATAACTATGATATGTTTTGTTCCTTTTTACGGTACAAGATATCTTTTGTCTCCAAATTTTAAGCATTTGATACCATCTAACAAATGGACCCTTAAACAAACACAAAGAGCTTCATAAAACtctattaaaaaaatatgacCAATTTTTTTCCTAAGAAGGATAAAAAATACAAGGAAAACATTCACCATTAAAGTTTTTTTCTCGTCTTTTTAGAGACTAACAAGAAATGTTTCTGTGCTTTACATAATGCCTTGTGGTggccaaaagcaagtaaattgaagaatgtattttgaaatttaacttCTCACTCAATGTAGTAAAggtataaaaataaatatttagttaACGAGTGCCCTAATGCATTCGTTAAGAAGAGTTTGAGGTGTTAGTACTTTTTTAGAAAAGTGTCACTAATTTTAAATTATGTCCAATACAAAAGTGGTACGATAATTATGAAAGTGTGTATTCACATagtgtattatatataattcaaGGTGTATTAACAAATATTCATCggacactaaaaaaaaaaaatccaacaaTAAAAGCAAAGTGTAAACCAATTTCATTGAATCTTCCGTAGTTGTTATTTAACTAGGGAAGCATGAAAATTTTGGGAATTGGAATACAAACCATGTCTTGAATTCAAGCTACCAAATATGTAAAGTTCAATTAAGTGGGCTCTGATTTGTTATCCTTCTGTTTCAAAGCAATATGTGAAGACTCGTAAAATTTCATTGGATTTTTTGAGGTAGATCCAAGAAGGAACTCAAGtttatctagaattttttttttggcattttcgTACTAGCCTTTAATAATGCATATCAGCCTAATGAATATAAATGTTCTTGATGCACTTgtcatcttcttttccaaataTATACATTCAGATTTGAATCTTATCGAAAGCTCCAAAAGAACACAGTCAGATGTGAGTCATATGGTCTATTGGCCGACTTTCATTTATCCAAACTTCCAACAAAGAACACAACTACCGTATTATTTTTTTCTACAAACTTCCAACAAAGAACACGCTACCGTATTAGCTGACCGATAATATAGGTAGCCATGTACATAGTTATTCAAAAGCTCCTAAAAATccaatcaaaaaaattttatatatatatatatatatataacccaCTCTTCATCCATTAAACAAATTTCTTTCTTAATCTCCAATCCTTACAAAAATTTTTAGGAAAATTTTAATAACCCTTAGCTATTTGTTAATGGTTCTCTCTTTAACTTTTGACCGTATGGGTTACTACTAAAAATATCCCtattttgaattgaatttaCAATAATCCCTCTTTTTATGAcgttttaataaaaataaagagtagagatatttttgtcatttcacatgaataaaaaaaaagataggaaTTTTTTGGATAGGTTATTTTTTGCTCGTATCatgaatttatttttaactATGGTTTTATTATGGAACGCATTATACagtattatttaaaaatatttttttaatctaaaCACAATTAACATTTTCCTGGATTTAACGAGATTCATAAATGTGCtttcaaaaatttctaaaataacATTATCCAAACCAaacataattaattttttttggataaagtTAAAATGGTAGACTCGTTATTCCTATCCGTATCAATGACCCCACAATCCCTCCACTTTTCCCCTTTCTATtattttagtagtttcttaccCCCCTTCGTCATTTGTTGCTTGTCCCATCTTCCTCCATTAAGCCTCGTCATATCTCTTATAGTCTCAACcatcaaaaataaataaattgtcaagcagagaattttttttcccttgtgtTTCTTTCTGGGTATGAAGCTGCAAGTTTTGGATTGAGCGATAGAGAAGGTGTCTTTCTTGGATTTTCGTTTCCATTTGATagaaattttggtttttgatcCAAAAAGAGAAGTGGGTTTTTCTGGGTTTTCAATCTTTTGAGGTTATAAGcttggaaattttgttttggAGGTATCAGAAATGGCTTGTTGTTTGAAGACCGGTTTCTATGTTTCTGGTTCAAGTGATACCCTTCTCGGCTGTAGAGCCAAAGGGTCTTTAGGGGTTTCTCCGTCCGTTGAGGCTCTCCAATTATCAAATTCAAGATCAAAAGATTTCATGGGGAAACAATTGGATTATTCAGTCCAAAATTCAACCTATTGGGATGTCAAAGCTCCAACTACTTTTTCTGTTAAGGTATGAATGATGTTCCTggccctttttgttttttgttttttttttaccctgAATATTTATTTATGTGTGGCTTCAAAGTTGCAAACTTTACTCAAGTTTTTGATGAATATTTTTAGGCACAAGCATCAATTTCTGTTAGCAGAGCTTTGAGATGGTGGGAGAAGACTCTTAAGCCGAACATGATTGAGATCCATTCTGTACAAGAACTCGTGGATTCATTGTTAAATGCTGGagatagattggttatagttgacTTTTATTCCCCTGGTTGTGGAGGTTGCAAGGCTTTGCATCCCAAGGTATTATTGCAAAATGTGTTCTCTATATATATTGGTGGATTATTATGAAGATTGATCCTATATTTTGGATGGTTTTATTACCAATTGTGGATTTAATTGGCAActatttttttggtttggtGCTTTTAGTTaccccttttttattttctctgtTGTTAGATCTGTCAACTGGCTGAATCAAACCCCAATGCAATTTTTCTCAAAGTCAATTATGAAGAACTCAAGCCCATGTGCTATAGCTTGCATATTCATGTCCTACCATTCTTCAGATTCTATAGAGGTGCAGAGGGCAGGCTATGTAGCTTCAGTTGTACTAATGCAACGGTAAGGAAATCAATCCATTATTGCTTCATTGGTCTAAGAATTGTAGTTTTTGCTTCTGAGGCTTATTATTCTTTTGTTATGCAGATCAAGAAATTTAAGGACGCTTTAGCAAAATATGGGACTGAAGGTTGTAGTCTTGGTCCAGCAAGAGGGCTAGAAGAATCTGAGCTATTGGCTTTAGCCTCAAGTGGACAAATATCAAGAAATGTGCCACTAGAATATGCAACTGAGAAGAAGGATAAGCAACTGCAGGATGTGGTGTTGAATGGTTTTGATCTGTCCAGTCCTGTGGTTAAAGATGAAAAGAAGAGGGGAGTCAATGGAGGCTCTGCTGTTGTGATGGCCTAATCTTAGAGATTAGTTAGTAGTCCTAGTTAGGAGAATTCTTATGGGAGTAAAAATATAGCTCCCTCCTTTAAGAAATTCTTCTTCTGAAGAATGTGCATAATTATTGAGAGTTATCCAGAGGCAGGGCTCTTGTTTTTTTGGATAAGCCCTGCATATTTGGTTAATCTGTTGTCAGATGGAAAAAATTTGTGTTATAAAGACAGCTATATCTTTCAAGGATTTATCCTTATCTTGTGTGATGTGTAATCTGCTGTAATGACATTACTTTTTGCGTACATGACTTATCTTTCTCATAAATGATGAATAATTTTGCCTTAGATTTCCTGTATAATGACATGCCACCAAAGCAGGCATGACCCTTAGAGAAAGATTCTCCAGATTTTGAATGTCCTTGATGAATAACACAAATAATTACTTATGTTGCCAACCGGCCTTCCACAAACTTTTGACATCCAACTACAAGcacggtttttttttttttttaccagcTACGATAACAGTTATATAACTTATTGTATCTTAATCTACAGGGAGAGAGAGGTTAAGGAGACTTGTGTATCAGGAGCTAGTAGGTATGTACATCTGACTAAATCAAGAAGGATTTTTTTTGCTTGTGTATCAGGAGCTAATTAGTATGTAGACCTGACTAAATCAAGAGGAATTTTGTTGGTGCACGTAGGGTTTGAACTCCCCACCTAAGTTATAAGTCTTCAAAATCTAGTGGCACATTCCCTTGTATTTTGCAACAATTTCGTTCCAACTTTCAAGACATATCTATCTTTTGTTTTTAAAGTTTGTCCTCCTTTCTCAATGCTACATGCAATAGACAACCTTAGCAGTAATCAAACATGCTtgaaaatttcaattcaaaatttgatttctcGTTTGCACTTTAGGCTAGCCGGCAaccttttgatttttttgggcGAAGACCAATTCCTTGTACGTGCCAATCCCAAGCCAACAAATGTTTCTGATGTTTATTGAACTTTTCTCGTGGAAGAGGGAAGGAAGGTTGAGTTTCTATGCGTTTATGCCAACTTTATTCAACTTGTCTATCAATCTGCCCGCAGTTTAGAAACCTTAATGCGCGTGGAGCCATAGCTTCAAAATTAAAGGACACGTACACGCATTTAAGTGTCATTTTAATGTATTTATGCCCTCTTTATTGTTATCAAATTAATTGTAATTGTGGTTTTCCTAAAACAGGACAATAAAATGTCGGTGCGGAATTAACAACCGACAGACTCGCAATCCGGGGTTCTAATTAAGGGAAATGCCTTGCTTGACGGCTCAGCAATTGAAGATGCTTTTTAGATTGGGCAAATGACACGTTTGATCCTTCAcatttcgtaaaaatatttttttcattcctcacttttaaaacaaagtaaattcgtcctgacatttaaaaattaaaattattgcATCTATGAACCCAACTTTCAATCTTAATCAAACCATCTAATAACTTAGTAATAAATTTCGAGGATGGAATTGATAGATCATTTGATCAACTCCATTACATTCATATGACATTTATTgaaccaaaaaaggaaaaaaaaatagaaattataacataaaaagtctattctttgtcttggaatagtaAGGTTTCTGTTTTGGTTTAATCTTTTCATGCACTGTTAGCATATACATTTGCGAGTTTAGATGTATACCATACATACAAAATTtggttttaaatttaaattgaaatgatgTTGCAGGTCAATGTATACAATGACAATGTAGGAAAGATTGATCCTTCTTtattatgttataattttttatttttatttttagatttATTAAATTTCACGTGAATATTAAGTTGAATTAACTAAATGATCTACCACTTATATTCCCGAAATTTGTAATCAAGTTGTTAGGTGGCTGCATTCAAATTGAAAGTTGACTTTAGAGATGTAATAAgttcagtttttaaatgtcaagaacaaatttgcttcattttaggTTGTGATagatgaaaagaatatttttgtgacaTGTGAAGAATGAATCATGTCATTTTCCCTTTTGAGATATCAATGTCATTTAGAGTTTTTCTAATGGGTGTCCTATGGGCACTCATTAACACACCTATATTCCAGTCAACTTACCATGTATATACACACTATCAATTATTACTTTCTCATACATTTATACacttttctaattaattttcttatattcatatatttttcttaattaatcttatatttttaaaaatctaaCACCTGAAATACTTTTTTAACGAGTGCTTTTAGGGCACCCTTTAGACAGACCATTATTGCATATAAATTTCAAATGGTTAAAAATAGAAAATCCACACGAACTATTGTGTCAATTGTAGTTTAGCCCGTAAAGTATTTTAAGAGATACTTTACACCCTTGAtgacaaaaatgatgaaaaaaattaattccaTCAAAGTAATTGACTAAGTGATTGATTTATCCTCTATTAAAGTTCAAGTggcaaaaatacccttttgatGAGAAAAATCTTTCATGTTAAATAAACTAATTATTCTCGCTTTATAATAAAACTTTAAGTGAAAACACATATGTGGGACAAAAAAAACTGAAGGATTAATGTTACAATTCTAAGATCTCATTATTTTGTTTAGAGTATCATAATGCCATATCTTCACATCATAGCAAAAATTATTTATAATCTCACAAGAA encodes the following:
- the LOC113767841 gene encoding thioredoxin-like 1-2, chloroplastic, with amino-acid sequence MACCLKTGFYVSGSSDTLLGCRAKGSLGVSPSVEALQLSNSRSKDFMGKQLDYSVQNSTYWDVKAPTTFSVKAQASISVSRALRWWEKTLKPNMIEIHSVQELVDSLLNAGDRLVIVDFYSPGCGGCKALHPKICQLAESNPNAIFLKVNYEELKPMCYSLHIHVLPFFRFYRGAEGRLCSFSCTNATIKKFKDALAKYGTEGCSLGPARGLEESELLALASSGQISRNVPLEYATEKKDKQLQDVVLNGFDLSSPVVKDEKKRGVNGGSAVVMA